In Myxocyprinus asiaticus isolate MX2 ecotype Aquarium Trade chromosome 27, UBuf_Myxa_2, whole genome shotgun sequence, the DNA window ccTCTTAGAGCACATTTTAACTTCAGACTTTTTCCTGGACAAAGGCCATGAACTAACTTAAAGTGCCTTATAAGGGCATTGGCACTAGCATGCCCCCTTTTACAAATGAAACAATTCATCTGCTCACTGGAGCATTCTAGCTCTCAACTCAGCCACTCTGGGATTCACCTTGGTGGTTTCAACATCTATGTCATAGACAGTGGTTTGCAGAAAGCTATACACATTGGTCAATTCCTGACAGTATGAGGTGCCAAAGACAAAGTGAGCTTTGAAAAGCTCATCAACACAGGCCAGTGAATTAGAGGCCTTACAGGGTAGAGCATGTTGGTCAATTACAATAAAACAAGACTGGACCCTACTTCTCTTCGGCCCAACAACAAGTAGATATGGCTGGAGACTCTCTCCAATGCTATCCAAGTGCCCTTGGATACTGGTTCCGGTCTGTAAAAGAATGAAAACACATTAGTGCCAATGTGACTTAACAGATAAAGTCAATATACAGCATGAATAAAGATACAGTGATGTCTTCCACCAAAGTTTCTCTATTACATACTTCCAACAGATTGTTACTAAGTATGTGTTAAGTAGAAAATAATAGCACAAGAACAATAATTTAAAGGACAGGTGATCTTTAAGAACCTGTATGAGAAGTAAGCATGTTCAAGGTCACATAGTAACACGACATTATGAACTAGTGTCATTTGATCAGCTTCATCAGTAGCTTCACCTTTATGAATTTCACAAGACAATCACATGCTTGTCTAGCTGAGATTTTTCCCGGTCTTTTGCGGCCTTGACTTGAGGGTGGCAAAAGGTGAACCAGCATCAGAATGGAAGACATATCGCTGTCCTAACCTGGAGACacggaaaacaaaataaacaaaaaaataataaaaaataggctTTTAGGTTTGGTTTTTAGGTAGAAGGGGTTGAACATACCCTCCTACTCATTTTAACTTAACTTCAACTTGGATGATGTGCTGGTATAAATACATTAACCACTCCAGTACCTTAGTTTATACTGCACACAGATTCAGTATTAACAGCACATTCATGGCCAAGTCTTGATGACAACAGATGTGTGGATGAATTAAGGTGAAACCTCTACAGATACTGAAATGCGGTCATACAGTTAAACTTTATCTACAACATGTCAACCATGCGTCCCAAATGAAAACAATTTCAAACTGTAAATCTGCAACTCCTGTACTAGGCCTTTGAGAAAAGATCAGGGTAGAAATGTTAGAGAAACAGGTAATTATCATTCTAACAGTTTACCCATTGCAAGTCTGTGTTGCATAACTTGCATATGAATCATGCATGTCTAATGGGTAAAGTTGTGACCAAAATTGAAACTCTATATATCTGAATAAAGCTATGCTTTTCATGAATGCATAACTTCCTCTAAAACAATTTAGGGTATAGCACAATAGTTACCTTCTTCAACTTCAGTGGCTTCAGCATTTTGGATGAGGTCTTGGAGCTCACTAGTCTGTGTGAGGCCACGGCTCTGTGCAATAACCTGTGGTTTTATGTTGGTAGACCACTTCTCCAACAACTTTGCAGAGGTCGCATCACCAAATAGAAGTCCAAAATCTTGATCAATCTGTACAAAATAACAAAGATAATTAAAGTAGGTACCACAGTAGGAACTCACTTTGTTTACCTAACGAGTCTGTGTTACTGCAGAACAACAATAGCACTTGatttcatatttgtttgtttgtttaaacaatTGAAGTCTCACATACCAAGCCTGGTATATCCATGAATCGCGGGAAAATGGATAGAATATCAGGTGCCTCTTTAGGGTCGTGCAGCATCTTCTGGCGATAGGCCAGTGTTAACCTCATCTTTTCCTTTACCACTGCCTCATCACCTGTATGCTTCATCAGGGCAATTGCTTCCTGACACTGACGTTCATCATTCAACCAGCTGTCTTCTTTGTAGGGATCCCTGTCAGCAGTTGGCCCACCTGAAAGTGTTTAAGACAATATGAAAACCACATTTGTAGTCCCTTTTCTTTCCAAAGCACAACATACCAACACTAGATACATGACAGGAAATAACATGGAAAACATGCATATATCCTAGAGTGACATTTAAATTTGCCCAACGCTGATGATTATGCAAAGCATGtttgcatttaaaaagaaaagcgCTTATATACTATGTAACTCTTGACCTCATTCACAATATGACTTAATGACAGaccaatttggaacaaaagaatACTTCAAAGACAAGTCACAAATGTTAAGATGAGTAAAATAATCAAGTTGTatgttcatttgaaaaaaaaaaaaaagttattcaagCCTTGCAGCCAAGCTAATAAAAGCACTGACTAAACATCAAATATTGCACCTGTCTGTGGTTGCCGTGGGCGTTTCATCCATCCCTCTGATCCTTCTTTCTGCAGCGTTTTAATTCTCCATGCCAAATATCCACTTCCATCTTCTGCATTGTAATAATGCTCCTATGACCAGAACAATACACAGACCTAGTTGTTATACATTACACGACTAAGGAAATAAATGCCGTATCAATTATAATGTAGATAATCTTTACTCTGAAATATACAGAGTATATCCTCCTCCTGTAAATCAAAAAGATTGAGAGGCAAAAGCTACTTACATAACCAAGTTTGCTCCTGGGGTCAGCCAAGTATGGGAATAGGGAGATGATTCCCTTCGCATATTCTTCCTTCAAACGTCGGGAAGGgcttgttctacacacaaaaacataaaccaaTTACAACCCATAACATCATAAACATCAATTTACAAAT includes these proteins:
- the LOC127417792 gene encoding uncharacterized protein LOC127417792 isoform X4; the protein is MLKMQTNNVVRVKFKDSKKYIFSPTPFTFQMFLECVVCLPSVAKKFDLPTMDVKVFDDSKTEVDEEAFEYLLTRPDLGVLEIFIPGTASFDDSLSSSSLGDAGGTSESDDTAMLIRSPPEKNRAEERRLAQMVEDILKSSPGGEKVINEYARTKSLSDGRRRDVVEILVAHLTNEHGTSPSRRLKEEYAKGIISLFPYLADPRSKLGYEHYYNAEDGSGYLAWRIKTLQKEGSEGWMKRPRQPQTGGPTADRDPYKEDSWLNDERQCQEAIALMKHTGDEAVVKEKMRLTLAYRQKMLHDPKEAPDILSIFPRFMDIPGLIDQDFGLLFGDATSAKLLEKWSTNIKPQVIAQSRGLTQTSELQDLIQNAEATEVEEG
- the LOC127417792 gene encoding uncharacterized protein LOC127417792 isoform X2, with amino-acid sequence MLKMQTNNVVRVKFKDSKKYIFSPTPFTFQMFLECVVCLPSVAKKFDLPTMDVKVFDDSKTEVDEEAFEYLLTRPDLGVLEIFIPGTASFDDSLSSSSLGDAGGTSESDDTAMLIRSPPEKNRAEERRLAQMVEDILKSSPGGEKVINEYARTKSLSDGRRRDVVEILVAHLTNEHGTSPSRRLKEEYAKGIISLFPYLADPRSKLGYEHYYNAEDGSGYLAWRIKTLQKEGSEGWMKRPRQPQTGGPTADRDPYKEDSWLNDERQCQEAIALMKHTGDEAVVKEKMRLTLAYRQKMLHDPKEAPDILSIFPRFMDIPGLIDQDFGLLFGDATSAKLLEKWSTNIKPQVIAQSRGLTQTSELQDLIQNAEATEVEEGNYCAIP
- the LOC127417792 gene encoding uncharacterized protein LOC127417792 isoform X3: MLKMQTNNVVRVKFKDSKKYIFSPTPFTFQMFLECVAKKFDLPTMDVKVFDDSKTEVDEEAFEYLLTRPDLGVLEIFIPGTASFDDSLSSSSLGDAGGTSESDDTAMLIRSPPEKNRAEERRLAQMVEDILKSSPGGEKVINEYARTKSLSDGRRRDVVEILVAHLTNEHGTSPSRRLKEEYAKGIISLFPYLADPRSKLGYEHYYNAEDGSGYLAWRIKTLQKEGSEGWMKRPRQPQTGGPTADRDPYKEDSWLNDERQCQEAIALMKHTGDEAVVKEKMRLTLAYRQKMLHDPKEAPDILSIFPRFMDIPGLIDQDFGLLFGDATSAKLLEKWSTNIKPQVIAQSRGLTQTSELQDLIQNAEATEVEEGNYCAIP